Genomic window (Clostridia bacterium):
GCTGGAGGCCATGGCCGCCGCGCCGCAGCCGGTGATCGCCAAGGTTCGCGGATACGCGCTCGCCGGCGGCATGGGACTGGTCTGCGGCGCCGACTTCGCCATCTGCGCGGAGACGGCCGTGCTCGGCCTGCCGGAGGTCAACATCGGCCTGTTCCCCATGGTCGTCATGGCGCCCATCCTGCGCGCCGTCGGCCGGCGGGCGGCGTGGGAGCTCCTGACGACGGGCCGGAGGATCCGCGGGGACGAGGCGGCCGCGCTCGGGCTGGTGAACCGCTCCGTCCCGGAGAGCGAACTCGACGAAGCCGTGCAGGATCTGGCCGAGGAGTTGGTCCGCAAAAGCCCCGTCGCGCTCGCGATGGGCAAGGCGGCGCTGTACGCCGTCGACGGGCTGGGGTACCGTCAAGCGCTCGCGGTGCTGCGCGAAATGATCGCGTTGACGGCGTCCAGCGAAGACGCGCGCGAGGGCGTCCAGGCGTTCTTCGACAAACGGCCGCCGGACTGGCCCGGGCGGTAGCGGGCTTAAGCGTCCCGGATCTGTTAATATGAAAGCGGTTCGCCGCATGAATGACGATCGGCGGTCCCCGAACGGAGGACGCGCACCTTGTGGACTGTAGAACCCGCGCGCCTGGATCAGGCCGAAGCGGTCCTGAACGTGCAAAGGGAAGCGTTTCGCGAGAACCAGAAGAATTACCGGATCGTGCTGCCGCCTTTGGCGGAAACTGTGGATGACGTTCGCAGGGCCATCGAGG
Coding sequences:
- a CDS encoding enoyl-CoA hydratase/isomerase family protein, which codes for MERTFAGGAVRLQPDRIAEIRICRPEVRNALNAATLAGLVEAFRVAAADSRIRVLVVTGEGDEAFCAGADLREVASATDVSARRRYFSGVAEVLEAMAAAPQPVIAKVRGYALAGGMGLVCGADFAICAETAVLGLPEVNIGLFPMVVMAPILRAVGRRAAWELLTTGRRIRGDEAAALGLVNRSVPESELDEAVQDLAEELVRKSPVALAMGKAALYAVDGLGYRQALAVLREMIALTASSEDAREGVQAFFDKRPPDWPGR